A genomic region of Trifolium pratense cultivar HEN17-A07 linkage group LG3, ARS_RC_1.1, whole genome shotgun sequence contains the following coding sequences:
- the LOC123918421 gene encoding uncharacterized protein LOC123918421: protein MKPGEKEVNTYIIECHPASASNGMARGLIWATAEDLQRNRGRVLSLYREILRSLNSPSLPLTFAARIAKKTKVRSMFWVGSDERSLHNIADLIDAAEYSLSFLKKGQFPPRHIT, encoded by the exons ATGAAACCTGGTGAAAAAGAAGTGAACACATACATAATAGAGTGCCATCCCGCTTCTGCCAGTAACGG AATGGCTAGGGGTTTGATATGGGCAACAGCAGAGGATTTGCAAAGGAACAGGGGTCGAGTTTTGTCATTATATCGTGAGATACTGCGAAGCCTGAATTCTCCTTCGTTGCCACTGACCTTCGCTGCAAGAATTGCAAAGAAAACGAAGGTGCGTTCAATGTTTTGGGTGGGTTCTGATGAACGTTCTTTGCATAACATTGCTGACCTAATTGATGCTGCTGAATACTCTCTATCCTTTCTCAAAAAAGGTCAATTTCCTCCTCGTCACATCACATGA